The following proteins come from a genomic window of Salvia hispanica cultivar TCC Black 2014 chromosome 4, UniMelb_Shisp_WGS_1.0, whole genome shotgun sequence:
- the LOC125220042 gene encoding pentatricopeptide repeat-containing protein At5g42450, mitochondrial isoform X1: MSVAPTLIRQKRLALVGQCSFQTNSVSRAESHASFCNPDAQQLLDELPQRDVKSVTALIGQFAKQNRHAEAIACFTKMHLFDIKPNEYTLATVIHSSAVLKDLRLAKQIQSYAVKAGLCSNVFPGSAILDLYVKLGSFDAILRAFEDINHPNVFSYASLIRGYTKLGRFDEARDVFRSMPERNVVCWNTMISGCSQSGRNEEAVSLFNEMLREGVTPIQSSYPCAIIAAANIGSLGLGRSIHASAVKHLGQLGLFIANSLISLYAKCGEMEDSLLAFRKTRERNVVSWNALICGYAQNGEGNGAVDVYDRMRLTGLEPNSVTLLGLLLACNHAGLVDEGCEYFYQAKRDDPRLLRAEHYACLMDLLSRGGRFEEAERFLGELPFEPGIGFWKALLGGCRVHSNWELGEVAARRILELDPGDVSSYVMLSNAHSAAGRWEEVSEIRRRMREKGLSRIAGSSWIEVRSEVHVFVTSDKRHRDKVEIYEALRLLIHHVMENQDTLVVLTGF, translated from the coding sequence ATGTCGGTTGCGCCTACTTTGATTCGGCAGAAAAGGCTCGCACTTGTTGGACAATGCTCCTTCCAAACCAACTCCGTGTCTCGCGCAGAATCCCACGCTTCCTTCTGCAATCCGGACGCCCAGCAGCTGCTCGACGAATTGCCCCAACGCGACGTGAAATCAGTGACAGCTTTGATAGGCCAATTTGCGAAACAAAATCGACACGCAGAGGCCATTGCTTGCTTTACAAAAATGCACCTTTTCGACATCAAACCCAACGAGTACACTCTCGCCACTGTCATTCACTCCTCCGCTGTCCTCAAAGACCTCCGCCTCGCCAAACAGATTCAATCCTACGCCGTCAAAGCCGGATTATGCTCCAACGTCTTCCCAGGCAGCGCCATTTTGGATCTCTACGTCAAGTTGGGCAGTTTTGACGCCATTCTCAGAGCTTTCGAGGATATAAATCACCCAAACGTGTTCTCCTACGCCTCGCTGATCCGTGGCTACACGAAACTAGGAAGATTTGATGAAGCCCGGGATGTTTTCCGATCGATGCCCGAGAGGAATGTGGTTTGTTGGAACACCATGATCAGCGGGTGCAGCCAATCGGGGAGGAACGAGGAAGCTGTGAGTCTGTTCAATGAGATGTTGAGAGAGGGTGTTACGCCTATTCAGTCTTCGTACCCTTGTGCCATCATCGCGGCTGCCAATATCGGGTCGTTAGGATTAGGAAGGAGTATCCATGCCTCTGCAGTGAAGCACTTGGGCCAGCTTGGCTTGTTTATTGCCAATTCTTTGATAAGTTTGTATGCAAAATGTGGGGAAATGGAGGATAGTCTGCTGGCCTTTAGGAAAACGCGCGAGAGGAATGTGGTGTCGTGGAACGCGCTCATCTGTGGCTACGCGCAGAATGGGGAAGGGAACGGTGCGGTGGATGTGTATGACAGGATGAGGCTCACGGGCTTAGAGCCTAACAGTGTGACTCTTCTTGGGTTGCTGCTGGCTTGTAATCATGCCGGCCTTGTTGATGAGGGTTGTGAGTACTTTTACCAAGCGAAGCGTGATGATCCGAGGCTTCTGAGAGCGGAGCACTATGCCTGCTTGATGGATTTGCTGTCGCGAGGTGGGAGGTTTGAGGAAGCAGAGAGGTTTCTTGGTGAGTTGCCCTTTGAGCCCGGGATTGGGTTCTGGAAGGCGTTGCTTGGGGGGTGCCGGGTGCATTCGAACTGGGAGTTGGGGGAGGTTGCAGCGAGGCGAATCTTGGAGCTGGATCCGGGTGATGTGTCGTCGTATGTGATGCTGTCGAATGCGCACTCTGCTGCGGGGAGGTGGGAGGAGGTGTCGGAGATAAGGCGGAGGATGCGAGAGAAAGGGTTGAGTAGGATTGCTGGGAGTAGTTGGATTGAGGTAAGAAGTGAGGTTCATGTGTTTGTTACATCAGATAAAAGGCATAGGGATAAGGTTGAGATTTATGAGGCTTTGAGGTTGTTGATTCATCATGTAATGGAGAACCAGGATACCCTCGTGGTCTTAACaggattttga
- the LOC125219198 gene encoding transcription repressor OFP13-like yields MSKKMKMPSLFKYKNPKQPWQWPSCNNPATLSFRASNDDVFKTVNSVFLDTSDGLDTPDSWFTNSSECASTTFSTDDHSEENNNDNKNKNDKALEMIIRDVRRSSERLFFEPGDTSSSILLDKEPETTKKAAEALLPFEESVALAMESEDPYMDFRKSMQEMVETHGLEEWDRLEELLGWYLRMNSKQNHGFIVGAFVDLLVGTAKDPSTAIYRSDSTSYSSADSCFSSPPSPVSCRDRVGGGGDAINVQS; encoded by the coding sequence atgtccaagaaaatgaaaatgccATCACTCTTCAAGTACAAAAACCCCAAGCAACCATGGCAATGGCCCTCTTGCAACAACCCGGCCACCCTTTCGTTCCGAGCAAGCAACGACGACGTTTTCAAGACCGTAAATTCCGTGTTCCTCGACACCTCCGACGGCCTCGACACCCCCGACTCTTGGTTCACTAACTCCTCAGAGTGCGCCAGCACCACTTTCTCCACTGACGACCACTCTGAGGAAAACAACAACGACAACAAGAACAAAAACGACAAGGCGCTAGAGATGATCATCCGAGACGTGAGGAGGTCATCGGAGAGGCTCTTCTTCGAGCCGGGCGACACAAGCAGCTCGATCCTCCTCGACAAGGAGCCCGAGACGACAAAGAAGGCCGCGGAGGCACTTCTGCCGTTCGAGGAGAGCGTGGCGCTGGCGATGGAGTCGGAAGATCCTTACATGGATTTCAGGAAATCCATGCAAGAGATGGTGGAGACCCATGGATTGGAGGAGTGGGACCGCTTGGAGGAGCTTCTTGGATGGTATTTGAGGATGAACTCCAAACAAAACCACGGATTTATCGTTGGCGCCTTCGTCGATCTCCTCGTCGGGACGGCCAAGGATCCTTCCACAGCCATTTATCGCTCCGATTCGACCTCCTATTCTTCTGCTGATTCTTGCTTCTCCTCCCCTCCTTCCCCTGTTTCTTGTCGGGATCGGGTTGGGGGAGGAGGAGATGCCATTAATGTACAATCTTAG
- the LOC125219583 gene encoding sm-like protein LSM36B translates to MSGTGEKLSGTKTPADFLKSIRGRPVVVKLNSGVDYRGILACLDGYMNIAMEQTEEYVNGQLKNKYGDAFIRGNNVLYISTSKGTLAEGA, encoded by the exons atgAGCGGTACCGGGGAGAAGCTGTCGGGCACTAAAACTCCTGCAGATTTTCTGAAATCTATACGTGGCCGACCTGTGGTTGTCAAATTGAACTCCGGTGTCGATTACAGAG GTATCCTTGCTTGTCTGGATGGATACATGAATATTGCAATGGAACAAACAGAGGAGTACGTGAATGGCCAGCTTAAGAACAAATATGGAGATGCCTTCATTCGTGGAAATAATG TACTCTACATCAGCACATCGAAGGGAACCTTGGCTGAAGGAGCTTAG
- the LOC125219197 gene encoding eukaryotic peptide chain release factor subunit 1-3-like, giving the protein MAEGQENDKNIEIWKIKKLIKALEAAKGNGTSMISLIIPPGDQIARVTKMLAEEYGTASNIKSRVNRQSVLGAITSAQQRLKLYSKVPPNGLVLYTGTIITDDGKEKKVTFDFAPFKAINASLYLCDNKFHTEPLSQLLESDEKFGFIVMDGNGTLFGTLSGNTREVLHKFSVDLPKKHGRGGQSALRFARLRMEKRHNYVRKTAELATQFFINPATSQPNVSGLILAGSADFKTELSQSDMFDPRLQAKILNVVDVSYGGENGFNQAIELSAEILSNVKFIQEKRLIGKFFEEISQDTGKYVFGVDDTIKALEMGAVETLIVWENLDINRYTLKNSVTNEIVIKYLNKEQERDQSNFKDAETSGELEVQDKMPLLEWFANEYRNFGCSLEFVTNRSQEGSQFCRGFGGIGGVLRYQLDIRSFDEPSDEGEFYESD; this is encoded by the coding sequence ATGGCAGAAGGCCAGGAAAATGataagaatattgaaatatggaaaataaagaaattgatCAAGGCTCTAGAAGCTGCTAAAGGAAATGGTACCAGCATGATATCCCTTATAATTCCTCCAGGTGATCAAATAGCCCGGGTCACCAAAATGCTGGCAGAAGAGTATGGAACAGCATCTAATATTAAAAGCAGGGTGAATCGTCAATCAGTGCTAGGTGCAATCACCTCTGCGCAGCAGAGGCTAAAGTTGTATAGCAAGGTCCCACCGAATGGCCTCGTGCTCTATACTGGTACTATAATCACAGATGatggaaaagagaaaaaggtcaCGTTCGACTTTGCACCTTTTAAGGCCATAAATGCTTCTCTTTACCTTTGTGACAATAAATTTCATACAGAGCCTTTGAGTCAACTCTTGGAATCTGATGAAAAGTTTGGGTTTATCGTCATGGATGGTAATGGGACCCTTTTTGGAACCTTAAGTGGTAATACAAGAGAAGTGCTTCACAAATTCTCTGTTGATCTTCCAAAGAAACATGGAAGAGGAGGACAATCAGCTCTTCGATTTGCCCGTCTTCGAATGGAGAAGCGTCACAACTATGTGAGGAAAACTGCAGAGCTTGCCACTCAATTCTTCATTAATCCTGCTACCAGTCAGCCGAATGTGTCAGGGTTGATACTTGCTGGGTCAGCTGATTTCAAGACTGAGCTGAGTCAATCTGATATGTTTGATCCTCGCCTCCAAGCCAAGATACTAAATGTGGTAGATGTCTCCTATGGTGGGGAAAATGGTTTCAATCAGGCCATTGAACTATCTGCTGAGATTTTGTCCAATGTAAAGTTCATACAAGAGAAACGCTTGATAGGGAAATTCTTTGAAGAAATCAGTCAAGATACTGGGAAATATGTATTTGGTGTGGATGATACGATAAAAGCTTTGGAGATGGGAGCTGTTGAAACATTGATAGTGTGGGAAAACTTGGATATAAATCGTTATACACTAAAAAACAGTGTGACCAATGAGATTGTCATCAAATACTTAAACAAGGAGCAAGAGCGTGACCAGAGCAACTTCAAGGATGCTGAAACATCCGGAGAATTGGAGGTTCAAGACAAAATGCCACTACTGGAGTGGTTTGCAAATGAATATAGAAACTTTGGTTGTTCACTTGAATTTGTGACAAATCGATCCCAGGAAGGATCACAGTTCTGCCGAGGATTTGGTGGTATTGGTGGAGTTCTTCGTTACCAGCTTGACATTCGATCTTTTGATGAGCCATCCGATGAAGGAGAGTTTTATGAGTCGGACTAA
- the LOC125220042 gene encoding pentatricopeptide repeat-containing protein At5g42450, mitochondrial isoform X2: protein MSVAPTLIRQKRLALVGQCSFQTNSVSRAESHASFCNPDAQQLLDELPQRDVKSVTALIGQFAKQNRHAEAIACFTKMHLFDIKPNEYTLATVIHSSAVLKDLRLAKQIQSYAVKAGLCSNVFPGSAILDLYVKLGSFDAILRAFEDINHPNVFSYASLIRGYTKLGRFDEARDVFRSMPERNVVCWNTMISGCSQSGRNEEAVSLFNEMLREGVTPIQSSYPCAIIAAANIGSLGLGRSIHASAVKHLGQLGLFIANSLISLYAKCGEMEDSLLAFRKTRERNVVSWNALICGYAQNGEGNGAVDVYDRMRLTGLEPNSVTLLGLLLACNHAGLVDEGCEYFYQAKRDDPRLLRAEHYACLMDLLSRGGRFEEAERFLGELPFEPGIGFWKALLGGCRVHSNWELGEVAARRILELDPGDVSSYVMLSNAHSAAGRWEEVSEIRRRMREKGLSRIAGSSWIEFILKCAKYKDLMLWKEDF, encoded by the exons ATGTCGGTTGCGCCTACTTTGATTCGGCAGAAAAGGCTCGCACTTGTTGGACAATGCTCCTTCCAAACCAACTCCGTGTCTCGCGCAGAATCCCACGCTTCCTTCTGCAATCCGGACGCCCAGCAGCTGCTCGACGAATTGCCCCAACGCGACGTGAAATCAGTGACAGCTTTGATAGGCCAATTTGCGAAACAAAATCGACACGCAGAGGCCATTGCTTGCTTTACAAAAATGCACCTTTTCGACATCAAACCCAACGAGTACACTCTCGCCACTGTCATTCACTCCTCCGCTGTCCTCAAAGACCTCCGCCTCGCCAAACAGATTCAATCCTACGCCGTCAAAGCCGGATTATGCTCCAACGTCTTCCCAGGCAGCGCCATTTTGGATCTCTACGTCAAGTTGGGCAGTTTTGACGCCATTCTCAGAGCTTTCGAGGATATAAATCACCCAAACGTGTTCTCCTACGCCTCGCTGATCCGTGGCTACACGAAACTAGGAAGATTTGATGAAGCCCGGGATGTTTTCCGATCGATGCCCGAGAGGAATGTGGTTTGTTGGAACACCATGATCAGCGGGTGCAGCCAATCGGGGAGGAACGAGGAAGCTGTGAGTCTGTTCAATGAGATGTTGAGAGAGGGTGTTACGCCTATTCAGTCTTCGTACCCTTGTGCCATCATCGCGGCTGCCAATATCGGGTCGTTAGGATTAGGAAGGAGTATCCATGCCTCTGCAGTGAAGCACTTGGGCCAGCTTGGCTTGTTTATTGCCAATTCTTTGATAAGTTTGTATGCAAAATGTGGGGAAATGGAGGATAGTCTGCTGGCCTTTAGGAAAACGCGCGAGAGGAATGTGGTGTCGTGGAACGCGCTCATCTGTGGCTACGCGCAGAATGGGGAAGGGAACGGTGCGGTGGATGTGTATGACAGGATGAGGCTCACGGGCTTAGAGCCTAACAGTGTGACTCTTCTTGGGTTGCTGCTGGCTTGTAATCATGCCGGCCTTGTTGATGAGGGTTGTGAGTACTTTTACCAAGCGAAGCGTGATGATCCGAGGCTTCTGAGAGCGGAGCACTATGCCTGCTTGATGGATTTGCTGTCGCGAGGTGGGAGGTTTGAGGAAGCAGAGAGGTTTCTTGGTGAGTTGCCCTTTGAGCCCGGGATTGGGTTCTGGAAGGCGTTGCTTGGGGGGTGCCGGGTGCATTCGAACTGGGAGTTGGGGGAGGTTGCAGCGAGGCGAATCTTGGAGCTGGATCCGGGTGATGTGTCGTCGTATGTGATGCTGTCGAATGCGCACTCTGCTGCGGGGAGGTGGGAGGAGGTGTCGGAGATAAGGCGGAGGATGCGAGAGAAAGGGTTGAGTAGGATTGCTGGGAGTAGTTGGATTGAG TTTATCTTAAAGTGTGCCAAGTACAAAGATCTGATGCTTTGGAAAGAggatttttaa